From Triticum aestivum cultivar Chinese Spring chromosome 7B, IWGSC CS RefSeq v2.1, whole genome shotgun sequence:
tttagtatgatgcatacacttgttcttttttggtagcccttttgtaacaaagtcgctgatgtttggtttggaagagagggatgcgtctttactcttctggcctgcttactgcttctgttgcacccccagccctgttTGTTGTTGCTGCTGATGTTTTTAATGTACaattagtagtatatttcgtctgttggttgaataaatgtgttgttagcaCAGGTGGCGGTGACTTGCTGGACGGCGGCGAGAAGGAGGAAGCCTGTGAGTAGAGAGCAAGAACAGAGAGGGGGTTGGGCGACGAGTACTGTTGTTTGTCTGCAATGGGGGGCAAGCGACCGTGGTCTCCAAAACAATTATTCCAGGTGTTTTAGTGAGTGCGGGTTGATTACAAGGAAAGGCAGGGGGATTTGCAAAAACGCGCGCTGACCAGCTCGGGCCCGAGGAGTCCAGTTGTCGCACTATGATTGGTCCAGGACCAAAGTTGCACATTGGATGCAAGTTGTGGGACTGGGTAGGGTCATTTTGCAAGTTGTAGGACCAAATCATCACATCCTAAGCAAGTTCTAGGACCCCAATGCTTTTAACTCTTAATTAAGAAAGGAGCTGGCGTTTGATGGATAAGATTTTGGGTCTGTCTaggtcacatctagatgtgacataactatgtcgcATCTAAACTGATTTTCACTCTGTTTGTGGTTTATTTTTTTGTTCTAGTTTTTTTtttgctgcattatatatttgtgggagcttaaatgtgacatccttaaaaaacatctagagtgaattagacaaactgtaaAATTTTATGGCCGGCTCCAATATCCTATTTGGGGATGGCGTTGATTTTCATTCTGTTTGTGGTCTAATTtgtttcctagttttttttgtttcttattgctgcattatatatttgtgggagcttagatgtgacatccttaaaaaacatctagttGTGAATTAGACAAGATTCCCTTACCCCTAGTTTAACCCGGCGTTTTTTAATCGAAATAACCAAACTACATGGAGTTCGAACCGAGAAAAAGCAATAGTGGCGACATATTGGGTTCTGACAAAATCAACAACATGTGAGATGTCTGAACACATCGTTGGTGAACTGGTTGAAATATTCAGGCCACTAGGCATGTTCAACGGTAGAGTACTCCACCGAAACATCTGTTTATGAACTCTCTCCAACTGATGAAATCATTTGCTCGCATTCTGGCATTTCTTCCGCGACAGATTCGTCGTTTAATTGCTGTACACATCACAGCAGATAAACATATGGATGCTGCTCATCCAAGAAGCTTGATTTGAATAAAGTTGACCCCACCATCTAGCCATCTAGGTAAGCAGAAAGTTTCCTGCCCAGCTAAATAATTGGTAACCACTCTTTTTCTCGTTCAAACCAAACTGACATCAATTCCAACCTAAAAGCAAATGGGGGAAAAGGAGAGATCAATTGcatatgctataattgtgttactcAAATCACGCTGTAGACGAGTTTACTGAACAAGGCAACCTTAGAAGCATATTTAAAGATCATTTTTATACCCCATAAAAGCCAATTGACATATAATATGATATAATCTAATAACAAGGCTAAATTTGAAACAACTGAATATGTAATTAAGTAGTGATGTCATTTGATGTATTCTGCTTTGAGCTAAATCCCTACACCATAATTCTTCTTGAGAGTAAAACAAAATTACTGCTCGTCGGAACGTAAAGAAAAACGAAGTGTCAAATGGCTAAAAATAGAATTCTGGCACATAAATAAATTTCGAATTATATCTACTAGTGTCATGACGAACACTTTACTGTCGTACAATGGTTAGCAGGACAGCACAATCTTCATGAACATATGCACCTATCAGTTGATGAAGGATAAAGAGCATCTCATGTAACTTAGTTGATCTGGTTGCACCCTGAATCGCTGCCTAAGCTTGTCAACATGTGGAATTAACCATTAACTGGTAGTGAACTTCCAAAAAAAATTGGTATTCCACAGCTCCTGGATTGAAGCGAACTTGCCAGAGTTCTTTACCCCGGCACTTTCCATCATTGATTTTCAAAAAATCGTCGCTCCTCCTAAAGTATTCATCCTCGGAAGACAATATGAAGTTCAGGTATTGCTCACTCAGATATGATCTAAAGTACAGCAGCAAATGCTCAGTTTGCACTAGCAGCAAAATAACAAAAGCAAACCCAGCAGTTCTGTAGTAATGCAAAAAACAGGCTTTCTTGATTGGGTATCAGAATAGTACTGTCAAAATTCTAATATAGCCATGACCTTAGCACTATATATCAGACCCAAATATAAGTCTGGAACAGCCTATCTATAGGTCATGACTTCAAACAGCAATACTAACTTGGAATTTCAACTTTTCTTATACGTTCCAAAAAATCCCCAGTTAATTTCCTCAATTCCGTCCGAAAGAGCCTTGAACTATCAAGAAGGGTGCTTCCAGTTGGTGACACTCTGGCAACAAGAACAAAATTTTCACCATTACCAACATCTATTTCATATAACTCAGAGAAAACCTGGTGAAGAACATCAATCAGCCCTTTGTAGAAGGATGCATCAGCAGCAGGAGGGATTACATTCAGTACCAGCACTCCATGATGATGTAGAATTCTGTGTGCAGCAAGAAGGGTGCTTCTATGGGTCATCTCCAATGGCGGCGCACTGACACCACAAATAGCTTCAGGGGAGTCAAGATCCACCATAATTGCACTGAATTTCGAATCAGGCTCATCTCCATGTGCAAAATCCTGAATCGTTTGAATAGCATCGCCAACACGTACATGAAGGAACTCATCCTCCACAAGTCCAAAATAGTTCCTTGCGACGTCTAGGACAACACAATCAGCCTCAACGCCCAGTACATCGAAGCCAAGTCCCACCCTGATGGACATTGGAAGAGCTCCTCCACCAACGCCAGCGCAAAGGCACCTCGGCCTTGCACCTGACCGAGCATTCTCCTCCACCGATGAATCGATGAGTGCAAGGCCGGCAACCATGGCCTGGAGGTAAGGCTGGACTAATGGTCCACCCACCTCGGGCTGTAACGAACTAGCAGGCCCCTCCTCCAATGCCTCCAACAACGAAGAagcagcagaagcagcagcagACATTGGCCGGGCCAGGCGCACCTGGGTCTGTATAAGGCACGGCATGCGCTTGAAACGCAGCCTCCGGCGCAACTCGGCCGGGCCAGGAGCGCAGTCCACGGCCACATCCTCGACAAGCATCTCGCCGACGACAGGACCGGCGACAACCTGGACAGGAACAAGccgaaggaggtcatcgtggaagGAGAGCAGCGGGACGTCAGGGATGGCACCGTTGCCAAACGCAGCCCTGGGGCAGAGGgccaggaggagcgggaggagccgCGCGCGAGCAGGATCCGGGTCCGGGCGAGCGGCGGCGCAGCAAACGACCCGAGGGGAGGGAGTGGCGATCTCTGGGCCGACGAGTATAAGACGAGAGATTGTGCACTGGGAtcgggaggagaggaggaggtggagctgcCCGGCGCGGGTGGAGAAGATCCAGTCGCGGTGCCGGCCGGCCGGGACGAGCATCGCCGCCGTCCGCGCGGCGGGCGGGGATGGCGCCGCGGGGGCAGGGGAGTCGACAACGGCCACCCGGAGGAACTCCGCGTGGTCGTCGGCGTCGCTGTAAGGGTTGGAGGCGTCGTGGAGGAAAGGgctggggaaggagaaggagatgaagcgGGAGGGCTCGATGTGCTGCAGCTGGTTCAGCTCCGCACACACCGCCATTGAGTCGCGAGGGCTTTCCGGCGGCGCTGGGTGAGGGAGACGGCGAGACGTTGAGCGGTCGCAAATAGTGGGGACTTTCCTCTCTCAATGCATCGCGGGACCAATAGCAACAGAGGGCGAGACGTCGAGACGGCAAGAAGTGAAGGCTATACCTCTGACAAATAATGCCCTAGAATTTTTTATAGATTCTCTCTATGTTCTGATTTCATTCTTGTGTTGTTTTGATCTGAATTTTTCTTCTTGTGTTGTGTTGATCTGATATTTttttccgtgtgttgtttcgaTGACCTGCTTAGTGATCAAAGCTAACTCATACCCCAGATGTTCCTAGTTCTTGTATTGAATTAATCAGACATTACCAGAATTTTTTGGAGGAAGAATGCAGATCAATCAGACCACAGAGTTCATGAACAAGGGGAGAATACGATTTCTTCATTTAGAACCGCAAGTTACAGTAGTTGACATCTGAGTATGTGGCAAACTGTTACATCAGGCAACAATGACATATACTACATGGCAGCAGAAAATATGGGTTGGCTATGTAGATTGCAAGGCCAACAAAACATGAGGACTACAAGACTACAACAGAGACAAAAAGTATGAATTGTTCCTTATATTCATGTTCGCTCGACCTTGGAATTTCAAAGCCTAAATTATCGTCAACTGCCATCCTCAGCATCTGTATTCATAAGACTGACAGGGAGGAGAAAAATGTCGGTCCCCGCAGCACCAGAAACTACATTGGTCATTCATACATGTGATCTCAGTTACCAAGGTTGACCCCCATCTGAGCTGCTGCAGGCCTGGTTGGGTAGAAAGCCGTCTCCAAAGTCACCAACCAATCTCATTTGCATTTCTTCCTGTGGAGAAAGAATCCTGATGCACCGTACGCAGTTCAGAAAATCCCTACACAAGCAATGCTTTGCTTATCAGAGTGGCTCAATAGCCAGATTAAGAGAGTAAATGAATGAGCATTAAAATTGAAGCCAAAGTGCAGCAGAATGTGTTAAATTGATTTTAGGGTCTCTTTGATTTTTCTTTTACAGGTACATATTCAGTTGAAGTTATAAACTGTCACAGGCCTTTCATTGTACTCGGCAAGCTAATTTAGCAACCAGCGAATGAAGCGTTAGTTGATAGCTACCCATTCCCCAAGGTCATGTCCACACAAATTGCCTAAAGCCACCCATCAGCTTTATCTTTTAGTAGTTTTGCACATTTCCAGAAAGTCATGCTAGTAAGTTTCGTATGCAAAAATTAGAAACAAGCTCATGGAGTTTTACTTACTCCCATGGGTCATCACCAACTAGTAGAACATCCTTCTCATGATCTTCATATACTAGTTTCCAGCCAACTCTACTTTGGTCACCAAGCTGCCCCTCGATACCAAACATCCGCGCAATGTCATGCTTCAGTTCATCATACCCTGAATAACGGTTCATGTCGATAGATCTCCCTACAGCACCACGTTTGTGCACCTGCATATAGTACTTTGGTCAGGAATGATCTTACTGCAAGAGTGAGACAGTGCACTCGTATGTAAATATAAACAATGCTAGAAAGTAGAAACACAGAAAGAAATATGATAAGAGCCTAAGGATAAACTCTTCTAACGTTAATGACTTTGAACATTGACTTTTTGAGCACAGTAAAGTGAGCATATAAAATTTCAGGTCATCATTTTGCAAGGAAATTAGTCAGAGAAAAATCTATATAGGTAGGAAGATCTAGAGATAAATATGTAATTACTTACATTCTACAAGGTGAAATAGTTCGTTGCTTATCTATAACGAAGTATTCCTGTGGTGTGCAAGAGCCTATGA
This genomic window contains:
- the LOC123157529 gene encoding eEF1A lysine and N-terminal methyltransferase-like; this translates as MAVCAELNQLQHIEPSRFISFSFPSPFLHDASNPYSDADDHAEFLRVAVVDSPAPAAPSPPAARTAAMLVPAGRHRDWIFSTRAGQLHLLLSSRSQCTISRLILVGPEIATPSPRVVCCAAARPDPDPARARLLPLLLALCPRAAFGNGAIPDVPLLSFHDDLLRLVPVQVVAGPVVGEMLVEDVAVDCAPGPAELRRRLRFKRMPCLIQTQVRLARPMSAAASAASSLLEALEEGPASSLQPEVGGPLVQPYLQAMVAGLALIDSSVEENARSGARPRCLCAGVGGGALPMSIRVGLGFDVLGVEADCVVLDVARNYFGLVEDEFLHVRVGDAIQTIQDFAHGDEPDSKFSAIMVDLDSPEAICGVSAPPLEMTHRSTLLAAHRILHHHGVLVLNVIPPAADASFYKGLIDVLHQVFSELYEIDVGNGENFVLVARVSPTGSTLLDSSRLFRTELRKLTGDFLERIRKVEIPS